One window of the Streptomyces asoensis genome contains the following:
- a CDS encoding serine hydrolase domain-containing protein, with the protein MIDRSPVGPDTVGVDPHRLDVLLRRIRLEVDHGPLPSAQVAVARGGRLVAFETWGDAAPDTRYVLQSVGRSIVAGVVWKLIGEGLLDVGEQVAAIVPEFAPNGKETVTVEQVLTHTAGFPFAPLGLSKALDREQRLAAFGRWRLDQPPGSRFQFHLTSAAWLIAEIVERRTGLTFAAYLRQRIAGPLGLSSLELGVPVDRQPGSVAPMTATDRSSDDQEADPWGPWYLSDPRVLAAGEPSHALVATAADVALYFQALEHSGLWKPEAVAEGTRIRLTEHPYGDRLYGGGSGRRTSMGLFVTVAGPDAGSNLPSTGSPALFGSAGAAYQLGFMDPETGLSFACLSNGYPLAGYDHSRRGTALLTNIANLAADLTD; encoded by the coding sequence ATGATCGACCGCTCGCCGGTCGGCCCGGACACCGTGGGTGTCGATCCGCACCGACTGGACGTACTCCTGCGCCGGATCCGCCTGGAAGTCGACCACGGACCGCTGCCGTCCGCCCAGGTGGCCGTCGCGAGAGGTGGCCGGCTGGTGGCCTTCGAAACCTGGGGCGACGCGGCCCCGGACACCCGGTACGTCCTTCAGTCGGTCGGGCGGTCGATCGTCGCGGGAGTGGTGTGGAAGCTGATCGGCGAGGGTCTCCTGGACGTGGGCGAGCAAGTCGCCGCGATCGTCCCGGAGTTCGCCCCGAACGGGAAGGAGACGGTGACGGTCGAGCAGGTGCTCACGCACACCGCGGGCTTCCCCTTCGCGCCGCTCGGTCTCTCGAAGGCACTCGACCGCGAGCAGCGGCTCGCCGCCTTCGGCCGCTGGCGGCTCGACCAGCCTCCGGGCAGCCGTTTCCAGTTCCATCTCACCTCGGCCGCCTGGCTGATCGCCGAGATCGTCGAACGGCGTACGGGCCTGACCTTCGCCGCGTATCTGCGGCAGCGGATCGCCGGGCCGCTCGGCCTGTCCTCGCTCGAACTCGGTGTCCCGGTGGACCGGCAGCCAGGGAGCGTCGCGCCGATGACGGCAACCGACCGCTCGAGCGACGACCAGGAGGCCGACCCCTGGGGCCCCTGGTATCTGTCCGATCCGCGGGTGCTCGCGGCCGGGGAGCCCAGCCACGCGCTGGTCGCCACGGCCGCCGACGTCGCCCTGTACTTCCAGGCACTGGAGCACTCGGGCCTGTGGAAGCCGGAGGCGGTGGCGGAGGGCACCCGGATCCGGCTGACGGAGCATCCGTACGGGGACCGGCTCTACGGGGGCGGCTCCGGCCGCCGAACCAGCATGGGGCTGTTCGTCACCGTGGCCGGCCCCGACGCCGGCAGTAATCTGCCGTCCACCGGGTCGCCCGCCCTCTTCGGCAGCGCCGGAGCCGCGTACCAACTCGGGTTCATGGACCCGGAGACCGGCTTGTCCTTCGCGTGTCTGAGCAATGGCTACCCGCTCGCCGGCTACGACCACTCCCGGCGTGGCACGGCCCTGCTCACGAACATCGCGAACCTCGCGGCGGATCTCACGGACTGA